A single Solidesulfovibrio fructosivorans JJ] DNA region contains:
- a CDS encoding tRNA-specific 2-thiouridylase produces MRFLAVAASGGADSLLALGLLQKEGHGVFAIHAHFLPPDDKQQQLADAIAAQCEAIGVPFQAIDLSDAFRARVIAPFIAAYVAGETPNPCAACNRDLKFGLLAEAAISLGADKIATGHYAGLADTPEGAALFRGADATRDQSYFLSLVPQSALARALFPLARRKKADNPEALAALDLAPPLPRESREVCFVPGDDYRAFLEASGVPLSGPGPIALPDGTILGAHQGLWRHTIGQRKGLGVGWREPLYVLAKDAAANTLRVGPKQDLLAASCRAREVNVLVPPRDWPETVLGQTCYRMAPRPARAAIAADGSLDIVFEAPLPRPTPGQVATLYDAAGRVLAGGVIVA; encoded by the coding sequence ATGAGATTTCTAGCCGTGGCCGCTTCCGGGGGTGCGGACAGCCTGCTGGCCCTGGGCCTGCTGCAAAAGGAAGGGCATGGGGTCTTCGCGATCCACGCCCATTTTCTACCCCCGGACGATAAGCAACAGCAATTAGCGGATGCCATTGCCGCCCAGTGCGAGGCCATTGGCGTGCCCTTCCAGGCCATCGACCTTTCGGACGCCTTCCGCGCCCGCGTCATCGCGCCCTTCATCGCCGCCTATGTCGCCGGCGAGACCCCCAATCCCTGCGCCGCCTGCAACCGCGACCTGAAATTCGGCCTGCTGGCCGAGGCTGCAATCTCCCTTGGCGCGGACAAAATCGCCACCGGCCACTATGCCGGTCTTGCGGACACGCCGGAAGGCGCGGCCCTTTTTCGCGGCGCGGACGCCACGCGCGACCAGAGCTATTTCCTGTCCCTGGTGCCGCAAAGCGCCCTGGCCCGGGCCCTCTTTCCCCTGGCCCGGCGCAAAAAAGCCGACAATCCCGAGGCCCTGGCCGCCCTCGACCTGGCCCCGCCCCTGCCCCGGGAATCCCGCGAGGTCTGCTTCGTGCCCGGCGACGACTACCGCGCCTTTCTGGAGGCAAGCGGCGTTCCCCTCTCCGGCCCCGGACCCATCGCGCTCCCGGACGGCACGATCCTCGGCGCGCACCAGGGCCTGTGGCGCCACACCATCGGCCAACGCAAGGGACTTGGCGTGGGCTGGCGCGAGCCGCTCTACGTCCTGGCCAAGGACGCCGCCGCCAACACCCTGCGCGTCGGTCCGAAACAGGACCTCCTGGCCGCGTCCTGCCGCGCCCGGGAGGTTAATGTGCTCGTCCCGCCGCGCGACTGGCCGGAAACGGTCCTGGGCCAGACCTGCTACCGCATGGCCCCGCGCCCGGCCCGGGCCGCGATCGCGGCGGACGGCAGCCTGGACATCGTGTTCGAAGCGCCGCTCCCCCGCCCCACCCCGGGACAGGTAGCCACCCTTTATGACGCGGCGGGCCGCGTGCTCGCTGGCGGCGTCATCGTGGCGTAG